One window from the genome of Papaver somniferum cultivar HN1 unplaced genomic scaffold, ASM357369v1 unplaced-scaffold_84, whole genome shotgun sequence encodes:
- the LOC113345852 gene encoding uncharacterized protein LOC113345852, which yields MSVFVYCHEMCGDSRLNSLDEVFTSFCRTQLHTAVISGDIKFVKKILSVRSDLALKVDMQGFTPLHLASAGTSLQMVKLLLKAKPEACMFQDKDGKTPLHLAAMKDRVEIMNLLVKERPNAIHQKNDQNGETILHFCIKSNSSVGTLELLVDKLALSRNSDPDIISIDSKDNDGNTILHLAAEMGKIEIVNYLLHSNKIRIDIDALSNLGLKALNMLSQAERNELEIGFHKSFGNTKMLANETLSEKKNHKEVNTQSPRKRDNAERVNALLVVATLIGQIAFQAALNPPGGVWQDDSKVDFYDDTVKFSYYSYRIFGDYTSSSLVSNSQKNLPYYSNDTKGFIDSLVEQIANDDNTVKGLIWNNYTSAIISNYNNSDYNNSAGGGNFYPHLIRYAGFPIMAYKYPEIYVLYMLVNTIAFSLSLTIVFAVICGFVHDKSVAQNRILVMLLCISIGCISIGYLEVLWSLTPDFYIEGPARVSVSIYFGMLCLCGIVLLVWNVVSRMIKLHKKHLTAFNYLKELFTMDASAVGKVALLIIGLFAYVATSEGKLLPI from the exons ATGTCTGTTTTTGTTTATTGCCATGAGATGTGTGGTGACTCACGTCTTAATAGTCTAGATGAAGTGTTCACTAGTTTCTGTAGAACTCAATTACACACCGCAGTTATATCTGGGGACATCAAGTTTGTCAAAAAAATCCTTTCTGTGAGATCTGACCTTGCACTAAAAGTAGACATGCAAGGATTTACTCCACTTCACCTTGCTTCAGCGGGAACAAGTCTTCAGATGGTGAAATTGTTGCTCAAGGCCAAACCTGAAGCTTGTATGTTTCAAGATAAAGATGGAAAAACACCTCTCCATCTAGCAGCAATGAAAGATCGAGTTGAGATCATGAATTTACTAGTGAAAGAAAGACCCAACGCTATTCACCAAAAGAACGATCAAAATGGTGAGACCATACTACACTTCTGTATTAAAAGTAACAGTAGTGTTGGAACACTTGAGCTATTGGTAGATAAGCTGGCTCTTTCACGGAATTCAGACCCGGATATTATTTCTATCGACTCAAAGGACAACGATGGCAACACAATCTTGCACCTCGCTGCAGAAATGGGAAAAATCGAG ATAGTAAATTATTTACTGCATAGTAATAAAATTAGGATCGATATCGATGCACTAAGCAACTTGGGCCTGAAGGCCTTGAATATGTTATCTCAAGCTGAGAGAAACGAGCTGGAAATTGGGTTTcataaatcctttggaaacaccaaAATGCTTGCTAATGAAACTTTGTCAGAAAAGAAGAATCATAAAGAAGTGAATACGCAATCGCCTAGAAAGCGTGATAATGCGGAGAGGGTAAACGCGTTATTGGTGGTGGCAACATTGATTGGACAAATCGCCTTTCAAGCCGCATTAAACCCACCAGGCGGGGTTTGGCAAGATGACTCCAAAGTTGACTTTTATGATGACACTGTTAAATTTTCTTATTATAGTTATCGTATATTTGGCGACTATACATCCAGCAGCTTGGTTTCTAACTCTCAAAAGAACCTGCCTTATTATTCAAATGATACCAAGGGTTTTATTGATAGCCTAGTAGAACAGATTGCTAATGATGACAACACAGTGAAAGGTTTAATTTGGAATAATTACACGAGTGCTATTATTTCAAACTACAATAATTCAGACTACAATAATAGTGCTGGTGGTGGCAATTTTTACCCTCATCTAATACGATATGCGGGATTCCCTATAATGGCTTATAAATACCCTGAAATCTACGTACTTTACATGCTTGTTAACACAATTGCGTTTTCTTTGTCGCTGACGATCGTGTTTGCGGTAATTTGTGGGTTTGTGCATGATAAATCTGTCGCTCAAAACAGAATTCTTGTTATGTTGTTGTGCATTTCAATTGGATGTATTTCCATCGGTTATTTGGAGGTTTTATGGTCTTTGACTCCAGATTTCTATATAGAAGGTCCGGCAAGAGTTTCAGTCAGTATATACTTTGGGATGCTCTGTCTCTGCGGAATTGTCCTATTAGTCTGGAATGTGGTATCAAGGATGATTAAGCTACACAAGAAGCACCTTACCGCCTTTAACTACTTGAAAGAGCTCTTCACTATGGATGCAAGTGCTGTTGGAAAAGTGGCTTTATTGATTATTGGTTTATTTGCTTACGTGGCAACATCTGAAGGGAAACTGCTACCAATTTGA